The DNA window AGCTCGCCCTCACGCAGACGGGAATGGTGGTGGCCGAGCTCAGGTCCCTCTATCCTGAATGGGAGTTCACCACCAAGATTATTAAGACAACAGGCGATACCATATGGGATAAGCCCATTCATACTATCGGCGAAAAAGGGCTCTTTGTGAAGGAGATCGAAGAGGCACTCGAAAAGGGAGAGATCGATCTGGCCGTCCACAGCATGAAAGACCTTCCCACGGGACTCCCCTCGGGACTCGTCATTGCCGCCGTGCTCAAAAGAGAAGACCCGAGGGACGCCCTCTTGTCCCGCTCCCCCCTGAGCTTCGATACATTGAAACAGGGTGCGAGGATCGGCACGAACAGCCTTCGCAGGAAATCTCAGATCCTTCATTGCCACCCCGGGGTCAAAATTATTCCGATCAGGGGGAACGTAGATACCCGCATCCGGAAAATGGATGACCTTGACCTTCAAGCCATCGTTCTCGCCCTGGCCGGAATCAGGAGAATGGGTTATGAAGATTCGGTGCGGGACATCCTCTCCCTCGATATCCTGGTGCCGCCGTCAGGACAGGGCGCAATCGGGGTAGAGAGCCGTGACGAGGCGGAATCAATCGATCTCCTGAAGCCCCTGGACCACAGGGAAAGCCGTAAAGAGGTCGAGACGGAGCGCCTGCTTCAGACCATGATCGGCGGCGGATGCAGCGTCCCCCTCGGGATCAACGCGTGCATCGGCTCCGGGGAACTGGTCGTGCGGGCTGCCTACAGTGACGAACAGGGTCTTTCGCTCGTGAGGGTGAAGGAATCCGGCCCGGTGGAGACAGCCGCGCAGATCGTGAAGAGAGCCTTCGAGGGCCTCAATATAACCCTCCAACAATAATGCATGTGCGGGAAATAAAGGACCCCCCGGTCGGTCGATGCTCAGCAGAAACTTCCTAATACCCTTCCTTTTCGCGGAAATATGACCGTGTTTCCTCCACGTCTTGTCCGATCCTTTGCTTCAGCTCATCCACAGAGCTGAATTTCTTTTCATCCCTGATCCTCCGGTAAAAAAAGAGGGTAACCTTTTCGCCGTAGAGATCACCGTCGAAACCGAGGATGAAGGATTCTATCGTTAAATTCTCCCCGTCGAAGGTCGGGTTAAAACCCACGTTCGTCACCGCCTTGAATACCTGGCCTTTTGCCATTATGGCGGAGGAATAGACGCCGGTTTTGGGGATAAGATCATATTCGGTGGTGACATTGACTGTCGGAAATCCGAGGTCCCTGCCCCGGCCGAACCCTTCCACCACCCGCCCTTCTATCATATAAGGACGGCCCAAGAAATCGATCGCCCTCTCCGTCTCCCCTTCAATAACCATATGGCGTATACGGTTGCTGCCTATTTTTTCTCCGTGAAGGGTGATGGCCTCCACGATTTCGAAAAAAAAGCCGTATTTTTCCGAGAGCTTCCTGAGGAGGCCCACATCGCCCCTGCCCTGAGCGCCGAACCTGAAGTCATAGCCCACGATAAGCCCCTTGATGCCTATCCTGCCCACAAGAATATCCTTTACATACTCTTCCGGCTCGACCGACCGGAATTCTGTGGTAAAGGGGACGATGATCATCACATCGATGCCGGTTGATTCGACCAGCCTCTTCTTCAGGGTAAGAGGAGAGATGAGCCCCACAAAAGCATCGGGTCTCACTATCGTAAGGGGATGGGGATTGAAGGTCATCAGCATGGAGGTCCCCCCGAGAGGAAGGGCCTTCTCCTTTACCCGTTCGATTATCGCTTTATGGCCTATGTGGAGACCGTCGTAGTTGCCGATGGTCAGCACCGGATTTTGAAATCTCTCGGAAATATCGAGGGATTCAAAGATTATCATAATTCACCTCTTGACATAGGTTCAATATCCATATAAGTTAAAGGGGTGCCGAAGTGGCGGAATAGGCAGACGCGCTAGGTTCAGGGTCTAGTAGGTGCAAGCCTGTGCGGGTTCAAGTCCCGCCTTCGGCATTTTATTTTATCTCGATTATAAAGCCGATCCCGCCCACCTGCCACTGTTACATCCCTCTATCCAACAGGCTTTGAGAATACCACAAGAACCGTTTCAGTACAATATTTAATGCAACCCAGGGCTGCCCGCCCGGAACAGGAGCCAGTCTCTTTAGGAGAGCAACGCCCTCCTCTCCTTTCATCCGGTTCAGCAGTATTTCTTTGCCCATAACAGCCCTCACAGGACCGGATCTCCCACGTGAACGCTCAATTTACGGTGGCGGATAAAGCAGCCGATATGTGCGTGCATGCCGCCTTCGGAAAACGGTTCGCCCCTGGCGATATTATTACGGGATCTTCGGCGCTAAAGGCCGCTCAAACGACCCGAACCCGGGGAGGTCCTTCGCTTCCTTCGGTCTAGGCCTTCGCTGCGGAAAGGCACCGAATGATCTCCCCCACATACATTCTGTGGTAATCTTTGAGAGGATAGAAATCTTCAATTTTGGAATCGATAAAATGCTCGGGATTAAGATCCTGATGATATATCTTCCTGCACTCGAGGACTAACCGAGCCTCAGCAAAATAGATGGTCTCCCCGTCAAAGACGGGCGTCAGGCCTGTCTCGGCCACCTTGTTCACGTCCCTTCCCGATTTGGAGCCGCAATAAGTAAGGATGTCCCTGTATTGCTCCTCAAGAAAGGTGAGGGTGTAGAGATCGGAGTTCTCCATAAACTCGTATGTATAGCGCGTCGGCCTTATCACGCAGAAGCAAACGTTTCTCTCCCACAGGACCCCCAGACCGCCCCAGGCACCGGTCATGGTATTGAATGCCTCTTTTGTCCCGGCCGTAATCAGCATCCACTCCTTGCCAATCAGCCTGAATGGATTGTCGGCTATTTCCTCAGCTCTTAATTCCTTGAAACGTCCCATCGTCGCCTCCCTCGTCCCGACATGTGTTACTCCTGTAATCATAGGCGTGGACCGATCGTTTTGTCAATGTCGGAGGCCCTCCCGGAACGAATGACCCCGCCACCTTTACGGCCCAAAAACATTCGCCATCACGCCTCGATTATGTTATAATTTTGCACTTATGAACCAGCGAAAAAAGAGTGGAATCTTGTGGATCGTAATCGGCATGTGTGTTCCTTTGCTCGCCCTGCCTTTCCTGTCCGGGTGGTCGAAAGAGAGGGGCTTTTTTGAAAATGTCTACAAAATTGGGATACCCATAAAGAAAGATGTCCACGGCATGGCCGGCAACGAGCCCCTCGCCCATGTGGACGGCGGCCAAGGCGGCGGCTCAAAGCTCTCGATCCTCATTCCCAAGAGGATACCTTTCAGGTTCTTTCTTGTAGTCACGCTTATCTTCTTCTACATAGGGATCGTGAGATTGGCTCCCCCACGGCGGGAACAGGACGACGAGTAGCTACGCCTGGGGGCTTCCGACCGCTATCACTTCCTCCGACAAAGGTCCTGACCGGCCTTCCTTTATTCGCTCGCTCGCTCACTCACTCACTCAGGATAGAATACTGATATCGCAGTCTGCTTACCCGTCGTCGCCTGTCAACAAAAGGACTTTCGGCTCTATCCACGCCGACGTATAAAAAATCCATAAGGATTCATACAAAAAGGCCCCTTCCCGCGAGGAGAAGAGGCCTTTTTCGTGTCCTTAGAATTACTTTTACGCCTTCGCCACCTTCTTCTTTTCAGGGAAGAACTTCTTCATCACTGCGCTGTTGATGTTGAGAAAGACCCAAAGGACACAGAGAACAAAAAAGACGCCGGCAAACCGGATGGCAAGGGTGCTGAAGACCCACGTCATATTGTCTCTCGTGATCTTGACCGTAGTCTTGGCTCCTCCGTCCTTGAAGATGCCGATGGAGTGCCACTGGGCCCCGCCCTGGTCCTCAATGTACATCTGATCGCTCCAGTCACGGAACTTCTCGTCAGGATATTTGGCCATGGCGTCTTTGTAGAAGGCGAGGACCTTCTCGTAGGGAAGGTTGTATTCTATATAGATCGCCGTACTTTCGGTCTTGACGGTTGTGCCCCCCGGCAATAGCGGAGCATTCCAGGGCGGCTCGCCGCCCCCCCATGCCTGCAGCGAAAGGGGCGCCAGGACCAGACCGAACATAAGGCCTATAAAGATAGCAAAAATTGTTCTTTTCATATGCGCGCCTCCTTCTACTCAAACATGGATATAAGCATGCCCGCCGCAGCCGGGGAACCGATCGATCCGGCGAGACAGGCAGCCATCGCGTGCATGAGCAGATAATTCTTCTTATCGTACTGCTGACCCACCAGCTGAGAAAGCCTCGGAGCCATGGGAATGGCCGAAACACCGGAGTTACCGATGAGCGGGTTGATCTTGTTCTTTACCATCAGGTTGATGACCTTTACGGTGAGGATGCCGCCCGCGGTACAGACTACGAAGTCAAGAAGTCCAAGACCGAAAACCAGCATGGGCTTATAGGTGAGGAATACATGTGCCTGCATGGAGGCGCCCACGCTCAAGCCGAGGAAAATGGTGACGATGTCCATAAGAGGATTTGCCGCCGTGTCGGTAAGGCGTTTCACCACGCCGCTGACGCGCATGAGGTTACCGAACATGAGCATACCCATGAGGGGCATGACAGCCGGAACCATGAGGGCGATGATGCCGCCGCAGGTCAGGGGGAAGAGCACTAATTCAGTGCGGGAGCACCTTCTCCCCACTTTCATTTTTATGAGTCGTTCCTTATCGCTCGTCATTAACCTCATGATGGGAGCCTGAATGATGGGTACGAGAGACATGTAGGAATAGGCGGCCAGTGTGTTCGCACTCAGAAGATGGGGTGCGAGCTTTGCGGTAAGATAAATAGTGGTAGGACCGTCCGCCCCACCGATGATGCCCACCGATGCCGCTTCTTTGATTGTGAAGCCGGCAAGGATCGTGCCGGTAAAGGTCACGAAGACGCCCAACTGTGCTCCAGCCCCGATAAGAAGCATCTTGGGGTTGGATATCATGGGCTCAAAATCCGTCATAGCCCCGAGGCCCAAAAATATGAGACAGGGGATTACCTCCCATAGTATGCCGTATTTATAAAAGAATTGAAGTAGCTCCGGGTGGCCGCTCTCGGTGTATCCGAAGAGGGGGGTATTCGGAAAATTGACCAGAAAGATCCCGAAGCCGATAGGCAGGAGAAGAAGAGGCTCGAAATCTTTTACAATCGCCATATAGAGAAAGAAGCACCCTATGGCCCACATTACCACGTGTTGCCAGGTCAAGCTGGGGAACCCCGTAGTCTTGAACGTGCCAACCAGCAAATCCCAAATCTCGTTAAAACTCATCAATAACCTCCTTCAGTATGACTTCCATAAAATATCCCCGCTCGAAGAGCCTCCCGGCCGGACCGGAACAAACCCCTTCGCGCAGGGCTTTGGACGAGTGCCCGACCCCTTGCAAACTAATGAAAAATTTCACTTGGCTATTACATTTACGATATATTATTCCGAGAAACATGTCAACTTCTTATTTAAATAATTTGTACACAAATTACGCACTTCTTTGTTTCTTAGCGAATTTTCACATGAAATGCAAGCAAAATCACGACCGCTTCGTAACTCGCCCGAAAAGCCCTTCGCCATCTCTCACCGAAAAAATTTGGGGTACAAAGATATTCAAGCCGTGAGAGCACATTTTTCACTTGCCGGCCCGGCCTCATGCGTATCCAAGGGCCGCGCCATTCATTGGAGAACCCCTGGCCCCGGTTTATGATTGAAGGCCCTTGCCATCTGTGATAGGATGGTGCATGTCAAACCGCCGCCACAAAAGGATTGCGGGTCCTCTTATTTGCTCCCCCTCCTCCTGCAAAGCTGTGGCACTGGAAAATACGTGAGCGCCTGGGTACGGCCCCGGCTCCTCCGGGATCTGTTCATTTTCTGGTTCGTAATTCTTCTGGTTATACTCGTCTGGAGGCATACCATGGCAGTCACGGGAATTCTCGTGGCAGCATATTTAATTCGATATCTCCTCTGGCCCGATAGGGAAGATCATGTATATTATGTGGCAGGGGCAATAATCGGCTCCGTGACCGAAATAGCGGCCACCACTGCGGGTGTCTGGAGTTATACCCTGCCTTCCTTTTTCAATATTCCCATATGGCTCCCTTTTGCGTGGGGCTTTGCGGTGGTTCTCATTATAAGGATTGCTCAGTCCCTCGCACGGGAATGAGCAGGCGAAGAAGTTTTATCCCCGGGCTCCTGTCGCTCGCCTCAAGATCGATCGACGAAAAGTTTTCGAACTATAGGCCTGAACGCGAAGGAGACCATGAAAGCCGCGGCCGCAACAGCCAGTCCCACTAAAAGACCTTTCACGTTTCCCCTTACCATATCAGTGAGCGAGCTGGCGAAGACCACATAGGCAACGCAGCCCGGGAGCATAAAGAAAAAGGTACACCAGAAATACCGGGTGAAAGGGATCGGAGTAATTCCGAAGAAATAATTGAGTAGATTGAAGGGGAGGATGGGCACGAGCCTCGCGATTGCAACGGCTTTCCAGCCATGGGTGGCCACCATTTTTGTGAGGGATTCCCATTTCTCTTCCCCCCATCGTTTCCTCACCATATCACCTACCATGTACCGGGCGAGAAGGAATGAGACCGACGCCCCCAGTGTGGCCCCGGTGATTGAGAAGGCTACCCCCCACAGGGGTCCCCAGAGAATACCCGCCGCAAGAGACAATGGAATTGCAGGGATAAGAAGGACCGGGGCGAGGCAGTAGAGTCCTATGAAGACGGCCGGCGCAAGGATAGGATGATCGCTCAAAAAAACAAGTATCCCTTCAGGGCGAAAATATCCGGTGGATCTCAGCCACCACAGAAAACAAATCAGACACACAAGGAGAAAGGCCGTCAATAATCTGGGATTGAATATCTTTTCGCGTGAAGAGAGCAGGAGCCTTCCGGCCCATCCGGTCCCCGGCAGCCGGTTCTCGACAAGGGGACTTATCCCCGGCAGCAACTCGAGGATGTGGCGCGCCTCCATGCCCTTCTCCATGAACCTCCCCCTACAACCCATGCAATACGTTACCAGGGTGTTAATTCCCGCCTCCCCTGCGATTCTCGCCGTAAATCTATCGGCGAGCCCGGGGTCCATGGCGGCCACGCCGCCTCCATGGCCGCAGCACATGGATCGAGGAGCTTCCGAGATCGACGGGCCCCCAAGGGATGAGAGGAGCCCCCCTGCCCCTTCCCGGACATCCTTCAGGCGCGACGCGCCGCATGGGTGGTGCAGATAGAGATGTCTGCTTCCGTCCCCGGAGGAATAACCGGCATGGCGGATCACGGTGAGGACGTGGTCCACCTGCACATCCTCAAGGGCGGCGGACAAAGTCTTTTGGCAGTTTACACAGCCCGTGATGATCCGTTTTACCTGCGCCTTATTGCAGGCCACGGAGACGGTGTCCCGCAATTCGGCCGCCCCAACCTCATCTCCGAGCTGGTAGAGAGGATCGCCGCAGCAATCGAGCGCCAACCCTACCCTCTCTCCCAGCGAGATTGCGAGAAAGTCACGCACCTGCCTTACAAGTCGCGGAGACGCCGCTGAAATGCCGCAGCCCGGCCAGAACAGGACCGGCAGAGGAGTGTAGTGCCGAAAGGGGAAACTGTGTCCGAGGGAGACGAAACTCCGGGCCTTGCGGAGTGCTCTTTCCTGAATTCCGCTGATCCGACCGGTCCTAACCATCCCGGCCTTTACCCTATAAAGCGCACGGGAGGGTGAGAGCCCTGAGGGACAATACTCATCGCAGACGCCGCAGTTCGCACAGAGGAAAAGATCCGTTCCGCCGCCCCTGATCACGCTACCGGGTGACCCGTATTGACCGAGAAAGGGGCACGCCCCCCGGCACACCCCGCAGTCACTGCAGGTTGTCTCAAAGGCTAACTCTCTGTCGGCCGCTTCATCCGTCATGCGGGCCTGTAGGTAAGGATGACTGGTTGGCTCTCAGATGCGGAAAGAAGCTCGGTATTCCCCTTGAATGAAGAATTGGGGCGCATGAAACGCCTGAACCCGCTGATCAGCGGGTATGCGGCATTGCTCGTGATGCCGACCCAACAGCTTTCGAGGCACATAATACACCCCGTGCCCTCTTCCCGGGCCGCTTTCCTGTTGCCTCCGAAGCGAATAACAAAATCTTTTCCCCCGGAATCACGAAAGATGCGGCCCAGCGGTATCTCATCCCCCACTCCAGGCAAGGAAGCGGTTACGATAAGCCGTTCCCCTGTAGTTGAACTGCCCTCCGATCCGGCCGCAAGGTCGTTACCCGGACGGGCGCCTATCTGCACCAGCCCGTCATGGAATGCAAGGGGCGTGCAGAAGGCCTTGAGGATCGCCTTGTCGGCGAGCTCCCCGTCTTTATATACGACACCCCAATGGGGATTGGCAGTGCCGAACCTCCTGCCGTTTGTTTCCGTGTAGATATGAAGGCTCTTTCCATCCCTGCCGGTTATCAGCGGCCGCTCTCTTGACGGAGCAGCCTTCTTATCATCGGCAAAGGGTTCCCCGTGGCCGGTTCCCGAAGGAATCGCCGCAAGCCAGATACCCCCCGCAACAATCCAGAGAAAAGTCCGGCGGTCCATTAAACCTCTTACTTTGTCTTTTCCACCGGGTAATCGGCCTCACTCCATGCCTTTATGCCGCCCGGATGGCGATAGACATTTTTGTATCCCAGCTTAAGAGCCCACATCGCACCGTTGTGGCTTCTCGTGCACTTGGTGAACCCGCAGTAGAATACGATCAATCTGTTTTTGTCGGGACCAAGGGTCTTTTCGAATTCCCCTTTGGTCTTGTCGTCGAGTTTGGTCACTTCAGGGATCGGAAATTCGAAATTGACCGCCCCCGGTATGTGCTGTTTCTTATAGCTGTCGGCATAGGGCATGGTATCTACGATAAGTATCTCTTTCTTCTCATCGATCCATTTCTTTAATTCGACTGTGGAGACTATCTTGTACCCTCCTCTTTCGACCTCTTTTGCGAAAGTTATGGCAACTTTTTCTTCGTCAAGCTCCTTCGTGCCCCATGCGGCGAATGAGGTGCCGGCGTACAGGACGAGCAGCGCGGCCGCTATCAGTGCACAAAACCTAACTTTCTTCTCCATTCTTTATCCTCCTGTTCAGTATTCTATTCCACGCGGGGAGGCATATCCCCGGATTCAGACAACCTGCCGCGAAAAGAGATGCCGCCACACCCAATAAGATAAGATCCCGGTAAAATGCCCTTCTCAAGCCGTCGAGGGTGGCGATCTCGCCGGCGCCGAAGCAGCCGCAATCGATTATCATGTCGTTGAGCACGCCGTACCATAGCACCGCGACAAATAATCCGAGAAGACCGGTTATTACGGCCAGGCTTCCTTTCACATTGAAGATAAGGCCCACACCCGCCGCTGTTTCGAGGAGGGGAAGCCCGACCGCAACAATGGGCAATAGCTCTTCCGGCACGAGACCGTATTGGGAAAGCAGCTTCGCGAAACCCTTGGGATCGAGAAGCTTAATCACTCCGCCGTATATAAAAAAGACTGCCAGGCCGAGGCGGAGGAACAGGCAAACCCATGGCAGTATCTTATATATGTTCGGTTTTTGCATCACCTGTCTCCGGTCCCGATCGAATCCGTCTGCGGTCCCCACAGGATACACGGTGTTCCGCCTGTGGCCCTCGACAAAGATAATGCGGTTATAGTTATAAGTCAAATAGATATTTTCTATGAAATGCAGGACAGTGACTGATATCTGCTATAATGAGAGGCGCCGAAGGGTCCGTACCTCCTCCATGACTTCGTGAAGATCGTCTCTGGTCACTGCCCGGAACGCCAGGTCGCGATAAGGTTTGACCCCTTTGAGCCCACGGGTGTACCAGATAAAGAACTTCCTGAAACAGCTCACTCCCTTCTTTTCGCCGTAATGGTCGATCACCATGTCGAGGTGGTCTCTCATCACTTCCACCACCTCTCCCGCGCCGACCTCGTCATGATCGGAGACAGGTTTTTCAAAGAAGCCGATGATATCCCGAAAAATCCAGGGGTTTCCGAGGGACCCCCTGGCAATGGCGACGCCGTCGCAGTTCGTCTCTTCAAATGTTTTCATTACCGCGGCCAATGAGATGTTATCGCCGCTCGCGATTACCGGCACCGGGGATGCATTTTTCACGTCCCGTATCACCCCGTAATCGACCGCACCGCTATAGCCCTGGACTTTTGTTCTTCCATGAATGAAAAGAGCGCTCACCCCTGCGTTACAGGCCCTTTGCGCCACCTCCATTGCATTTAACGAGCCCCCGTCCCAACCCGACCTGATCTTTACCGTTACCGGGACCCTCGAGCGCTGCACCATCATTTCCAGTAGGCTCTCCAATCGGGCCGGCTCCCTGAGCAGGCCTGCCCCCATACCTTTCTTTGCAAGCTTCGGCGCCGGACACGCCGCGTTCAGGTCCAGCAGGTCGAACTCATAGCCTTCAAGGACTTCCATTGCCTTGAGCAGATATTTTTCGTCGTTACCCACAAGCTGCACACCGAGGGGTCGGTCCTTCTCCCCGGAAGAGAGCATGTGGAGAGTTCTCCTGTCCTTATGGCTCAAGGCACGTGCGTCAATCATCTCCGTAAAAGCCAGAGGAGCTCCGAACCGGCGCGCAATAACCCGAAAAGGCAGGTCGCTTACGCCTGCCATGGGCGCGGATACACAAGGATGGGAAAGATTGAGGAGGCCGAGCTGAAGCATCACCTATTTTAACTTCACCCCCCGCCGCTGTCAAACCGCCGGCCGAAGCTGACGAAGAAACCCCTTATTCAAGCTGATCCCGGCGTCATTATTGATTAACAGAAAAAAGGACCGCTTCCATCAGGGGCGGTCCTTCATTGGGGGCAGGGTTTTCAGGGGTATACGTAGACTCCGGGGGGCGGGGGTGGGGGCGGAACATAATAATAGGCTCTCGGAGCGGGGACACTATAATATACGGGAGGGGGCGGGGGCGCAGAATAGACCGTGGGCGCCATTGCGCTCGCGATGATGCCGCCCAATACCAGCCCTCCTACCGCAGCCCCGGCTATGGCCCAGCCGTTGCCGCCGTGATGGTGATATCCGCGGCCGCTGTAATACCCTCCGCGGGCCCAGGCGTCACTCATGACAGGGGCCGTTGCCATGAAAAGCATTGCCGCCAGCGATACGACTACTATTATCTTTTTCATTGCCTCCTCCTCCCGGGCGTCTCTCCTGTTGATTCACCCGTCTGTTTTTCATAACATTGAGAAGAGCAAGAGATATGCCACAGCCCATCATTCTAAGCAACGTTGAATTTACACGTGATTTCCGACTCTTCCACCGCCAATCCGCCTTGCGATGAGGAAAGAATTGTCGACTGGCGTCGTTCGGGACCGACAAAATCGTCGCGCCCTGGTGTTCCAGAGCTTTCTCCGTCAGGAATAATGGCGTGTGGAGCGATCGCGATTTAATTTCCGGGGGGGGTAAGACAGGGCGGCTCTTTCCCGCCCTGTCCCTCATAAAACGGTGTGTGTTAGGACTATCAGTCCTTTATGCCTGCAAGTCTTTTTGCCGCTTTCTTTTTGCTTTCCGTATCGGTCTCACGAAAAATTGTTACCCTGTGGGCCTCGGGTGAGCCGCCGCCGTGGATATCGGAGATCGTGTCGGCGCTTTCCATAGCCATCTTTTCGACGAGCCTGTACATCTTTACCCTGTTTTCCACGGGAACACCTTCTACTCCCTTGAGATATTTTCTGAGTAAATCGCCGATCTCCGGGTTCTCGAAATCGCGGTCGGAGGGAAGATCCGTCACGAAGCCGCCGCACGCATCGACCATAAGCCTGATGGCTTCCGCAAGCTCCTTTCCTTCATGAATCTTGGAGGCGTTGGCGAGCACGGTGTCGATAAAGTAGGTCCCGGAAGGCTGCTTCTTCCCCTCATATGAAGAGGCGAGGCAGCAGCCATAAAGGGTCTCGGCCCGGTGGATCATATCGATCACCTTCTGCTTCAGGTGGCCCGCTTTGGACGTTCCGTTATATTCCATCAGGGTAAGAGCTGCCCCCACCATGCAGTCGATCTTGCCTGATTTGCATCCGCCGTGGCTCTGCCGGTGCAAAGAGGAGAACTTCACCACCATGTCCTGGGCAAATTCCGTCTCACCGCACATAAAAACCCTCTCCCACGGCACGAAGACATCGTCAAAAATAAGGGTGGGGCAATACTTTGAATAGTAGACATTGCCGATATCACAGCCGTCCAGCTCACGCATGTCGAGGGTAGACCTGCCGACTACGTGGATAAGCCCCTTGGTGTCCG is part of the Syntrophorhabdaceae bacterium genome and encodes:
- the hemC gene encoding hydroxymethylbilane synthase — protein: MKKRWILGTRGSKLALTQTGMVVAELRSLYPEWEFTTKIIKTTGDTIWDKPIHTIGEKGLFVKEIEEALEKGEIDLAVHSMKDLPTGLPSGLVIAAVLKREDPRDALLSRSPLSFDTLKQGARIGTNSLRRKSQILHCHPGVKIIPIRGNVDTRIRKMDDLDLQAIVLALAGIRRMGYEDSVRDILSLDILVPPSGQGAIGVESRDEAESIDLLKPLDHRESRKEVETERLLQTMIGGGCSVPLGINACIGSGELVVRAAYSDEQGLSLVRVKESGPVETAAQIVKRAFEGLNITLQQ
- a CDS encoding bifunctional riboflavin kinase/FAD synthetase, which translates into the protein MIIFESLDISERFQNPVLTIGNYDGLHIGHKAIIERVKEKALPLGGTSMLMTFNPHPLTIVRPDAFVGLISPLTLKKRLVESTGIDVMIIVPFTTEFRSVEPEEYVKDILVGRIGIKGLIVGYDFRFGAQGRGDVGLLRKLSEKYGFFFEIVEAITLHGEKIGSNRIRHMVIEGETERAIDFLGRPYMIEGRVVEGFGRGRDLGFPTVNVTTEYDLIPKTGVYSSAIMAKGQVFKAVTNVGFNPTFDGENLTIESFILGFDGDLYGEKVTLFFYRRIRDEKKFSSVDELKQRIGQDVEETRSYFREKEGY
- a CDS encoding flavin reductase, which gives rise to MGRFKELRAEEIADNPFRLIGKEWMLITAGTKEAFNTMTGAWGGLGVLWERNVCFCVIRPTRYTYEFMENSDLYTLTFLEEQYRDILTYCGSKSGRDVNKVAETGLTPVFDGETIYFAEARLVLECRKIYHQDLNPEHFIDSKIEDFYPLKDYHRMYVGEIIRCLSAAKA
- a CDS encoding sodium ion-translocating decarboxylase subunit beta translates to MSFNEIWDLLVGTFKTTGFPSLTWQHVVMWAIGCFFLYMAIVKDFEPLLLLPIGFGIFLVNFPNTPLFGYTESGHPELLQFFYKYGILWEVIPCLIFLGLGAMTDFEPMISNPKMLLIGAGAQLGVFVTFTGTILAGFTIKEAASVGIIGGADGPTTIYLTAKLAPHLLSANTLAAYSYMSLVPIIQAPIMRLMTSDKERLIKMKVGRRCSRTELVLFPLTCGGIIALMVPAVMPLMGMLMFGNLMRVSGVVKRLTDTAANPLMDIVTIFLGLSVGASMQAHVFLTYKPMLVFGLGLLDFVVCTAGGILTVKVINLMVKNKINPLIGNSGVSAIPMAPRLSQLVGQQYDKKNYLLMHAMAACLAGSIGSPAAAGMLISMFE
- a CDS encoding VTT domain-containing protein, yielding MVRTGRISGIQERALRKARSFVSLGHSFPFRHYTPLPVLFWPGCGISAASPRLVRQVRDFLAISLGERVGLALDCCGDPLYQLGDEVGAAELRDTVSVACNKAQVKRIITGCVNCQKTLSAALEDVQVDHVLTVIRHAGYSSGDGSRHLYLHHPCGASRLKDVREGAGGLLSSLGGPSISEAPRSMCCGHGGGVAAMDPGLADRFTARIAGEAGINTLVTYCMGCRGRFMEKGMEARHILELLPGISPLVENRLPGTGWAGRLLLSSREKIFNPRLLTAFLLVCLICFLWWLRSTGYFRPEGILVFLSDHPILAPAVFIGLYCLAPVLLIPAIPLSLAAGILWGPLWGVAFSITGATLGASVSFLLARYMVGDMVRKRWGEEKWESLTKMVATHGWKAVAIARLVPILPFNLLNYFFGITPIPFTRYFWCTFFFMLPGCVAYVVFASSLTDMVRGNVKGLLVGLAVAAAAFMVSFAFRPIVRKLFVDRS
- a CDS encoding YdjY domain-containing protein — protein: MDRRTFLWIVAGGIWLAAIPSGTGHGEPFADDKKAAPSRERPLITGRDGKSLHIYTETNGRRFGTANPHWGVVYKDGELADKAILKAFCTPLAFHDGLVQIGARPGNDLAAGSEGSSTTGERLIVTASLPGVGDEIPLGRIFRDSGGKDFVIRFGGNRKAAREEGTGCIMCLESCWVGITSNAAYPLISGFRRFMRPNSSFKGNTELLSASESQPVILTYRPA
- a CDS encoding rhodanese-like domain-containing protein; translation: MEKKVRFCALIAAALLVLYAGTSFAAWGTKELDEEKVAITFAKEVERGGYKIVSTVELKKWIDEKKEILIVDTMPYADSYKKQHIPGAVNFEFPIPEVTKLDDKTKGEFEKTLGPDKNRLIVFYCGFTKCTRSHNGAMWALKLGYKNVYRHPGGIKAWSEADYPVEKTK
- a CDS encoding MauE/DoxX family redox-associated membrane protein, which gives rise to MQKPNIYKILPWVCLFLRLGLAVFFIYGGVIKLLDPKGFAKLLSQYGLVPEELLPIVAVGLPLLETAAGVGLIFNVKGSLAVITGLLGLFVAVLWYGVLNDMIIDCGCFGAGEIATLDGLRRAFYRDLILLGVAASLFAAGCLNPGICLPAWNRILNRRIKNGEES
- the dusB gene encoding tRNA dihydrouridine synthase DusB, giving the protein MLQLGLLNLSHPCVSAPMAGVSDLPFRVIARRFGAPLAFTEMIDARALSHKDRRTLHMLSSGEKDRPLGVQLVGNDEKYLLKAMEVLEGYEFDLLDLNAACPAPKLAKKGMGAGLLREPARLESLLEMMVQRSRVPVTVKIRSGWDGGSLNAMEVAQRACNAGVSALFIHGRTKVQGYSGAVDYGVIRDVKNASPVPVIASGDNISLAAVMKTFEETNCDGVAIARGSLGNPWIFRDIIGFFEKPVSDHDEVGAGEVVEVMRDHLDMVIDHYGEKKGVSCFRKFFIWYTRGLKGVKPYRDLAFRAVTRDDLHEVMEEVRTLRRLSL
- a CDS encoding 4-hydroxyphenylacetate 3-hydroxylase N-terminal domain-containing protein; translation: MGLKTKEEYIESIRALKPTAYMFGERITNVVDNPRLRAGIEATAATYEMAAKEENKDLFVTMSPLLNEPVSRFNLPPASIEDLVARVKVNRKMANFVGTCHQRCTGLDCLSSLSIVTYDIDQKYGTHYNQNFIEFLKHMQKNDLTGNAGVTDVKGDRSLNPHEQPDPDMFLRVVERRDDGIVVRGAKAHQTGSLSSHEIIVLPTRAMGKADKDYAVAFAIPSDTKGLIHVVGRSTLDMRELDGCDIGNVYYSKYCPTLIFDDVFVPWERVFMCGETEFAQDMVVKFSSLHRQSHGGCKSGKIDCMVGAALTLMEYNGTSKAGHLKQKVIDMIHRAETLYGCCLASSYEGKKQPSGTYFIDTVLANASKIHEGKELAEAIRLMVDACGGFVTDLPSDRDFENPEIGDLLRKYLKGVEGVPVENRVKMYRLVEKMAMESADTISDIHGGGSPEAHRVTIFRETDTESKKKAAKRLAGIKD